The DNA segment AATCCTTAGTAAGGGCATTGTTGTGTTCCTCAATACTAAGTGTGGCGCAACAATCGGTTAGGGTTACCACATTAAAACCTTTTTCGTACGCAGTACGCATGGTCGACTCTACACAACAGTTGGTAAGAAACCCGGCCAAGGCAACCGTATTAATGCCCATGCTGCGCAAAATAAAATCGAGGTTGGTGCTGGCAAAGCTGCACAATCCGCGTTTACCTTCTATCACCACATCCTCTGCGTGGGGTTTTAGTACATCTATAATTTCTGAGCCCCAGTTGTTTTTCTTAAACGCACCATTGTCAACCACACCCTTCAAAATACCGTAAGGAGTAGCAGTTAATTCGTGGTAGTCTTCGGTAAAAGAAATGGGTACATAAATAATGTGTGCACCCGCTTTGCGAGCAGCGGCAACGGTTTCAAGGGTATTGTTCAGCATATTGTTGCTTTCCATTACCCCTCTAACAGCTTCGTGAAAGACACCTCCGGGCGAGGTAAAATCATTTTGAAATTCTATTAAAACTAATGCGGTTTGTTTTGGGTTCATACTATTGGTATTTATTAGTAAACACAAAGCTTCTTTTCTTTTACGAAACCCTAGCGGCACAATTTTCCCAATCAATAGCACATTCTTCCCAAATGTTAAAAACAAAAATATATTGAGCCGCGTATTCGTTAACTTCGTTACTACGATACTACAAAGTCATGTTCAGTCCCCGAACATATCATCTCACGCCACACCACAAGCTCCAATCATTGGTAGAACATAAAAGCGCGTTTAACCTTAACCGTTGTCAGCTTAATATTTATGAAACCAATGAGGAAACCCATAACTACAACTTAAGTTTTGAAGGGTTTACCATCACATCGATGTTGCGGGGAAAGAAAAAGATAATGTTGGGCGAAGCACCGCGCAGGGACTATTTACCAGGCAATACAGTAATAGCACCTTGTAATGCTAAACTAACCATCGATTTTCCAGAAGCCAGTCTGACATCGCCCACACAATGCACGGCAGTGGTAATTGATAATGATTACCTGAACAAGCAAGTGGCATACATAAACGAATACTCGATGCGGCAAGAGGTAACAGCCGACTGGAAGTTTGAAAACTCCCCCGCTTTGCTGGATAATAACAGGGAAATGGCGTTTTTGAATGAGCAGATTGTACGTACGTTTACAAGCACCGACCCGTTTAAAGATATTCATGCCGACTTGCTGCTAAAAGACCTTATTTTATGTGTGTTGAGGTTGCAAAACCTTAACAGACTTGAGAATGCCACAGGGGAGAACCCGTTTAAGCTGGTTCTTGATTATATACGTACGCACATAACATCAAGTATTAAGGTGGAAGAATTATGCAAACTGGCCTGTATGAGTAAATCGGCGTTCTACAGGGCGTTTACTCACGAGTTTGGCATTGCCCCTAATCAACTGATAATCCGCGAGCGACTTCAACTATCAAAGCAGCTAATGGTGCAAGAGCGTTTAAGTGTAAAGGAGGCGGGCTATGCGGCAGGTTTTTCAGACCCTAATT comes from the Bacteroidota bacterium genome and includes:
- a CDS encoding cysteine hydrolase; the protein is MNPKQTALVLIEFQNDFTSPGGVFHEAVRGVMESNNMLNNTLETVAAARKAGAHIIYVPISFTEDYHELTATPYGILKGVVDNGAFKKNNWGSEIIDVLKPHAEDVVIEGKRGLCSFASTNLDFILRSMGINTVALAGFLTNCCVESTMRTAYEKGFNVVTLTDCCATLSIEEHNNALTKDFPMFSQPMPHNEFIAILNNQGALVMEGKGYE
- a CDS encoding AraC family transcriptional regulator — protein: MFSPRTYHLTPHHKLQSLVEHKSAFNLNRCQLNIYETNEETHNYNLSFEGFTITSMLRGKKKIMLGEAPRRDYLPGNTVIAPCNAKLTIDFPEASLTSPTQCTAVVIDNDYLNKQVAYINEYSMRQEVTADWKFENSPALLDNNREMAFLNEQIVRTFTSTDPFKDIHADLLLKDLILCVLRLQNLNRLENATGENPFKLVLDYIRTHITSSIKVEELCKLACMSKSAFYRAFTHEFGIAPNQLIIRERLQLSKQLMVQERLSVKEAGYAAGFSDPNYFVRMFRKSEGITPGGFLKANGRFQEINPLSFN